A stretch of DNA from Leishmania braziliensis MHOM/BR/75/M2904 complete genome, chromosome 2:
TGCTGCCTTGGCGgactctctccccccacccccaatTCGTTTCACTTCAGCACACTCCGAGCGAAGAAAGAACGCCGAAAAACAGCGCGAGATGAAGCGAGTCAGCAGTGCGTCGCACGGCCGCCTCTCCACGCCTGAGGACGACATGCACTGAACGTTGCCGCAAAGCTCTTGAGAACATCACCCCCgaaaggaggtggtggtggtggtggtggtgcacggGCAGGAGACGAAAAACCCTTCAcgcaccagcacgcactGTCGGCACACGAGACACCAAACGAGTCCGCATCGGCGTTGACAGGGCGCaaatgcacacacgcacacacatctCAATCGTTCTCAGCAGAGCAAAGGCCGCAGGAGTGGCCAGCAGAGCCCTTCGCCACGCTGGCCACCTTTCACGCGTCCGCCCTACTCACGAGCACGCCGGCAAGTCGACGCACCCAGCCACACTTCACCGGTGCCTCTGCGCGGCACTGGCACCAAACCCTGCGCCGAGCAGGACGAGCCGTTGGTCGCTGAGCAGGTGAGTGCGCCATTGCCATAAagcactgcggctgctcctCACCTGATGTCTGTCTCCGCTGCGCCTTCGGGCCACAGCGGAGAGTGGCAGAACTTCTCGTCTATCGATGAGGAGCCGCTGCCTGCACGTTTCGAGTTCTCGATTACAACCAGGCCAGCCTGCATCCTGCTCGGGATGTCAGCAGGGCGGAAAGAAACACGAAAGAAATAAAGCGATAGATGTTCATCGACTAACGGAGGtacgcaaacacacacacacacacacgcacgcacaggcgcgACAAGCAGCAGACGGCATCGGAGGCCTGCCGTGCCGCGTGCACATGTCAGTGTTCACtctgggggagggagaggggggggaaggagagagagagagagagagagagagaggggggggggggggagaagcaCCCGTAGATGCAGTAACTGGGAGGGTAGAAAAGGTAGTGAATAAATGGTGTATGTGGTGGGGTGTATAATGCGCCACAGGAACACGCACAGACGATGACGCTGTGGTATGAGGGGGGGTTAGAAGCGAATAATACGCAGACGTCACGGCAAAGTAAAAGGCCGAGGCGGGACACCCACACCGCTGGCGGATGAGAAAACtcaacaaaaaaaaaaacaaaaggagACACGAATGGCAGCAGGAGAGAGTGTACGGCGTACGTTTCGTACAACCGGGCAGAGATcgcagcccccctcctcacggCTGCGCTGGTCGTTGCTGCTGGCTAACCCTTTTCCCCGCCCTTCCTCGCTTTGGCCTCCGGCTCGTCCGCCTTGCAGGCCTTCTTTCGCTTGCGGGCGCAGCGGCTCCTGCTTCAGAGTCGCAAGTCGCTCTCGGCGTCGCGACGTCGCTCGGACAAAGCTGCACAagcgctctcttcctcggccACCGCGTCGCTGATGTGCAAGAACACCTGCTCTATACTTGTCTGCGACACGGTGTAGTCCGAGATGCAGAGCTCGGTGCGGTGTGCCTGTAACCGCTGGAAGACATTCGCCAGGCTCGTGTTCTTGGGCAACGTAAAGATGAGTCGCTTGCCCCGTACCTCGCTGAGCTTTGAGGAGGGAAACGAGGAAGTGATGAAGGGAATGACCCGCGCTTTGAtggcctccagcgccgccgcctcggccaCCGACGGTGGCTGAATCCGAACGGTCAGTTCAAAGCCGCTCCCGTACTTCTGCTTGAGGTGCACTTTGTTGCCGATGCAACGCAGTCGCCCATCCACCATGATGGCCACACAGTCGGCGAGGGCCTCGACCTCCTCGAGGTGGTGGGTGCACAAGATAACGGAGCAGCGGTGCTTGATCGCCTCGATCGACGTCCACATCTCACGCCGCGCCACGGGATCCATGCCAGCCGAGGGTTCGTCGAAGACGACAACAGGTGGCCCACCAATAAGCGATAGTGCGACGCTCAGCTTCCGGTGGTTGCCGCCCGACAAGGTCGCCGACGTTGTGTGACGGTACTCATGCAGCCCGGTCAgattcagcagcgcctgcaccacctgctgctgctgctctcgaaTGATGCCTCGAATGCCGGCAAATACCTTCAGGTGCTCCTCCACCGTGAGCAGGTCTAGCGTTGCATTGAACTGGGGACAGTAGCCGATGCACTGGAGCGCGTCgcgtctctcctccacaaTGTTGTACCCACACACGTAGACGTGCCCAGCGGTGGGATAAGCCTCTTGGCACAGGACGGACATGGTGGTCGTCTTTCCAGCGCCATTTGTGCCCAGGAGGCCAAAGACTTCGCCCGGCACGACGCCAAAGGTGAGGTCCTGCACAGCCACCCGGCCACCTTCATATCGCTTGTGCAAGccgacgacagcgacagcgtcgATGAGCGGTGGCTTAGCGCTGAAGCTTTGGAAGCCACCGTAGGGGCCCTCCGCCGTGTTCACCGAGGCCCTCTCACAGAATGCAGGCTCGAAACAATCGCCCATCCTGCACATCCTCTCCTGCTGCATCAGGTCGGCGCGGTATGCCGCCATGCGCCGGCGCACCTCAACCCGCTCGTCCTCGACGTCGCTATCCTCTTCAACACTGTCGTTTTCCCTCCCACCCACGTCGTCTTGTCGCCCGGGCTGGTGAGCGCGTGCGAgggtggcggcgtcgccgttTGGGTCGTAGtgtcgcagcagccactTCAGTCGCCAGCGGGGGTGGTCAATCAGCAGCACGAGAATGAGAAACAGTGgcccctccaccgccatgTACACGCATGGCCACCCAATCACCTCCATGGAGAAGGCTGTCAAGCTCGGGTCCGATAAGTGGAACTGCGGGAGGGTGGCGAGGTTCACGATGCCTTCGCCAACGGCGTAGGTGGGGAAGATGCGAAACACCCTGCGTATCTTGTGTGACGCCTCCCTCGTAGAGGAGAAGAGTTGAAGCACAAAAAcgatgatgacgaggagAAAGCCCGAGACGAAGCCGATCGCCATCACGACGCTCTGCGCGCTCGAGTGCGTCGCGAAGCAGAACTGCACGAGGTACGCTGTAGCGATGCTGCAGAATCCGTAGGCTGAAAAAAGGGTAAAAGTcgcgccggcggcgtcgccaccgacGAATTCATTGCGCTGGAAGGCGGCAAAGATGAGAATGATCAGCAGCATCGTGACGGTGTACACTGTGAGGTCGAAGAGAAAGTTGCTGAGCCAGTAGATGAGGTAACGCAGGCCGCAGATGTCCTGCAGATGGCGTGACCTGCACTCCcgctccttcaccacccAGGCAACGTAGTTGGAGGGAAGAAAGGTGAAGGGCACCATAATGATGATCCCCGTGAGCAGCAGTCTGATACTGTCCTCAGAGACTGGCGCGGACTTCGACGGCAGCGTGGCAACGTGCGCCGTGATGAACACCGATGGACCACGAACCCCCTTGAAGAGCAGGTTGTAGAAGTTCACCATAGAGATGGGAAACTCATGGTAGGTGGAGTAGTTGGTCAGCAGCACGACAGGGTTGCGGCTAATGGAAGGCAGCATCGCCGTCACAGGGTCGCCGCACGCGATACCGCTGTACTTTCCGATTTGACCGTGCAAGTACCAGTCGTCTTGGAGGAAGTAGTAAAAGTCTGAGATTCACAGCCTTCACGTCGCGGATGCGCTGGTTCGGCGCGATCGACGCCGCTGTAGCGTTGGAGCTGCTGTCGAAGTAGTCCGCACAGCCCGTCGTGTCCCACAGCGTGTCGTATGGGTAGTTGCTCGTGTTCATCGTCAGCTCATCGACGGTGTACGCGCGTGTCAGGctcagcagcatcgccaGCAGGACGCACACCACGGGGCAGATGACTTGGAAGCAGAGCATCCGCCGATCTCGCCTCATTATGTGAAACCGCTTGCGCAtcatcgcctccgcctgcagGAGACTGATGGTCGCTATAGAGAAGGCGATCTCGCAGCTCCAGATAACGTCGGCAGAGGCGTCGCGCTTTACGGCTGTCATCGTCGACGGCGCTGTCCCCGACTCCGTCGCTGCGACGGGGGAGgtgacagcggcagccgGGACACGCAGCACAGAATACCTCCCATCCTCCGCATTCACCGCCCTCGCATACGTTGGTGTCGCCTGGGCGGCCTCACCGCTGCAGTGCACGTCTCCCTGCGACACAGGGCTGCTAGCTTTGGAGACGAGAGACTTCGCCGGCCTCGAGAACCGAGACGCAGACCCGGCAGGTGTGCAGTTCCCCGAGGTGCCAGCATCCTCGCCGTTGTTGCTCCCCACATAGCCCGTCGCCGTTGGGCTCGGGTAACGCTGATTTTCTTCCGATGTCGTGGCTGAGCACCCGGACTGGCACTGCATCGGGACGACAGCTCTGTCCAGCGCCGAGCATTGCGTCCACTCCTCCGTGACCCCGCTGACGCTGTCGCGTGAGTAGGGGGAGTTGACATTGTCCAAGACGGACCACTCCCTGTTATCGCTGTCCACGCCATCATCACCCTTGTCAGACTCGTCAGGGGCAAAGCGACCGCTCGCGCccctgccgccactgccgccgcagcaccagcagcagcacaagcgATCCCAGAGACCCGACAGCCAGCCTTGATTGGCCGCCATAGCaactgcgctgccgctcgctcGACACGCCTCCATCTTCACCCTTGCGCGCCTCCCCTTGTCCTCCTCAGCGGCGTCGCGGGCGATCGTTAGGAAAATCTCCTCCAGCGTTGTGGGGGAGATGGCGTATCCACGAATGCCGATCAGCGGCCCAACGGTGTCGAGCGCGCTCAGCAACCCAGGGAAAAGATCCACCTGCTGCGCAGGAAGGCGGTAATTAACCTCGCCCCCGCTGGTTGACAGGCGCTCTGCCTGCGGCACGTACCCCTGCAGGAAGGCATCGAGCTCACGGACACGTAGCAGTGCGTCGACGGAGATGAAGATATTGTATCCGAGACCGAGCCGCGACTTCAAGAAGAGCGAACTGCCGGAGCACTTGAGCTGACCACGGCTCATGATGGCGACCCGATCACCGAGCAAGTCCGCCTCGTCCATAAAGTGCGTGATCAGCAGTACGCTCCGGCTTCGCGACATGCGCAGCAGGAGTTCCCACGTATGCCGTCGTGCCACCACGTCCATGCCGGCCGTCGGCTCGTCGAGAAAGACtaggctgctgccgccaacAAATGCGATGGCGACAGACAACTTCCGCCTCATCCCACCCGAGAGAGCGCTTGACAGGTCGTTCTGCCTCGTCAAGAGATCCACCTCCGTAAGGGTGTCCACCACGGCCTTCTCCAGGGCCGCCCCGCGCAGCCCCTTCAGCCGCGCAAAGAACTCGAGGTGCTCCCGACACGTCAGCTCCGGCCAGAGAATGTTATGCTGCGGACAGAGCCCGATCTCGTGGCGGGCGCGCGCCAGATCAAAGCGGACGGAGTGGTCGCCGATGTAGCAATCCCCGCCATCCGGGTAGAGCATGCCTGTCATCATGTTCATCACCGTCGACTTGCCAGCACCGTTGTGCCCCAGCAGCACAGAGACGCCAACGTTCGGCAGTTGCCAGCAAAAGTTCCGCACCGCGACGaagcggcggccgccgcgctgAAAGTATTTGCGGAGGCCGACAATGCGCACCGACAGCTGCTCCGGTGCGAAGGCCTCCATCTCGTACACGCCATCCGGATCACAGccatcctcgccgccgccatgcACGTCCTTGTCGCGGTCATTGTCTGTAGCGCCGTGCCCACGGCAAcgccagccgcagctgccgccatATGCCTCCTCGGCACTCTCATAACTTCTCCTCATCGgcgtcggtggcggtggcgcggcttgctgctcgctgctgccggcagcagacgcggcttggcgctgtcgctgtgccGCCTGCCACGCCGCTTCCCAACGCTTGCGACGGCAGTGCTGAATCGGGTCTAGAATGAAGTAGAGCGGGTGCTTTGACACACCCACCGCCTTGGGCAGCACGGCATCGAGGTAAAACATCATCATCAAGTACACAGCGAAGTCCAGAATGAGGAAGCCGAAGAGCGTGGCGGTGTTGGGGTTGTCGGCGCCGCCAAGGAAGATCGACGCAGCTAAGCCATCGCCGTTCTCTCGAGCGAGCGTGTCCTGCAGGATGAGGGCGAAGCAGGCGGGCGAGAGGATGCTGAAGCCAAGGTAGGTGGCTGGCCCGGCCGAGCGCATGGCAAAGGGTAACAGCGACATGGCGAAGTAGATGAGCGGGGTCACGAGGGCGGCCACCCGTGACGCGTCGAAGAAGGCAGCCAACAGCCCGGACAGTGGCACGCACGTGAGGGAGAACAGGAAGACGACAAGAAACACACAGAAGGCGTCGCTCTTCACCAGCAACGTCGTGCACAGGAGCAGCGTCATGAGGAAGGAGATGGTGAACATGAGGGCGGCGCTGTGTAGGAACCAGCTGCACCAGAGGTGCTCCAGCGGGAGGCCCATGATCAGCGTCGCCTCCCGCACGcgccgctccttctccagcacgagCCGCCGCGTCAACTGCGAGACTGGGTAGAGAAACGCCAGCACAATCACGAAGCCCACGATGGTGTTCGCATAAGCCAGCAACTGACTCGTCTTGAAGGGCACCCACGGCATACCGCCCAGGTAGATGGTGAGGTTCGCCTTCGCGCGAAGGGTCGCGCTTGTTTCCTGGATGCTAGAGGCACACTGCGACACCAAGGTCAACGGGGGACTCCACGGCTCGGCGGCACTGGCAAAGGACTGGACACCGTCACCCACGGATTCCGGCGCCGCCGGCACAGCGTCGGGCAGTTCGCGCATGGCCAGCACCCCGTCGGCCGcatctgcggctgctgcctgtGGCTGCGTCGCCTGACTCCCCTGCAGGGCCTGGATGCCGTCCACTTCAGCTCGTGTCGCGCCGGCCGCATACGGTGATGTGAGGTAGTACTTCACCAACACGTCCATCAAAGACGTGTAGCCGCTCGTGTAGTACACGTCGGATCGGTCATCGCTCGCGCCGCCAGGGTACGCCTTGTCGATCATCAcagccagcggcggcagcgctgtcgcgtCCAGTTCAATAGACACGTCGAAGCCGTTCTCGTCCAGCTGGCGGACGTTCACGAGGGCCCACGTGGGGCCACGCTCGCCGCTCTTGATCACACGGTGCGCCGCCTCAACGGTGTCGAAGGTATCGTTGTACACATACTGGAGAAGCTTGGAGTCCCTGAAGAGGTACGCGAGTATGTCTCGTGGCACATTGCGGCATGGGGCAAAGTAAAGCTTGCCAGACGACAGGATAGCACTCTGCTGCGTGTTGGAGGCGAGCCCCGCACCGACCAGCAGGCTCATCGCCGCTGAATCCACCAAGGGCAACTTCTTCGCCAGCCACTGGTAAGCGATGATGTCGTCTAACGGCATCACCTGTGCGAGGCCGTTGCGCATACCGCTGACAAAGGCCCCAAGtgcgctgcctctctgtgcgtagCACAGCCCTTTCACtggcagctcctcctcgccgacCGTGTCGCACGTCACTGAACTAGGCGTGCTAGTATCTAGGTTGCTGCAGGAGACCAGGCCGTCAATGTAGTTCGGCTTCCCGAACCACGTCTCGTTGTAGCACAGTACTGAGAGGTACCTGCCAGAGCTGAAGCTGTACCCGCTGTCACCGATATTAGTGGGCGAGCTAGAGttcggcgaggaggtggcgccaaAGGCGGCccacagcaccaccacacacgcagcgcaCACGAGCGGGATCACAATCTCCAGTACCACGCTGaaccagcggcggcggcgttcgAGCGTATCTCGCCAAATAATCGCCCCGAACTGGTCGAGCCACGTCGGAGAGCCCTGATAACGCTGTCTGGCGTCCCCCGCCACCAGGCTTCTAaggcctgctgcgccgtcgtccacAGTGGCTCCTCTATTGATCTCCGGGATCGGAGACGCTGCCTCGGCATCCCGACAGCCCAGCGTGCCGCCGTAGTACGCGCTGGTGCGGTCGTCTATGCCGCTCTCTGtagcgccactgctgcggcggcggcggctcgtAGTGGTATCGCTGTCACTCCCACCTCCCTCTACGTCTGTGTAGGCAGCCCCCACGGTAAGACTGCCGCTCGCCCTGCTGTTGCCGCGCGTCGTGTAACTGCCGGGGCCGTAGCCTCTATTCTCCAGCCGCGCCGAGTGTCCGTTGcgagggggaagaggtgtACCAAGCATACGGTGGGGGGAGCTGGGTGAACCCGCACCGAGGCTGCACACTCCCACAGTAAGCGGTATCTGTGGCCGCTGTTGTTGCGGACGCTTCTCCGTGCACGCTGCAGAGGGTAGTTCCTCATCTGAGAGAAGAACGGCCACGGctgacgacggtggcgagaAGGTCTGGTCCCCAGCCAAGCTTCTAGGCAAGGCACCGTGAGTGGTCGTAGCGGTTGCCACCCCAGCCGCCACTCCCCCGCTCTCACCACGACCTgtctgctgctgaggtgggTCGACTGGCATCGGCTGGGTCACGAATGGGAAACCGCGGGGCCCCTCCTCGGACAATACTCGATCGGTGCCTCTCGTCGGCCGTGGAAAAGAGCAGCGGCCCCTACTCACAGAGGAAGCGCCAGCAAAAGCTGGCGAGGCCGTCGATACAGGCGAGCAAGGCCTCCTCGCCGTGTCGAGGGGGCCAATCTCTATCCGGCGGTACTGCAGCTCGCACTTACTCTGCGGTGACGCCTCGCGCCTGTGGCTGAGCGTCTGCTGCTGactcagcggcggcgctgggcgTTGACGGCCCGGGTTCTGGGCGTGGTGACCAAAGGTGGAAGGATATCCTGGCGGCGGCTGGCGAGCACTGCTGACActcgcggtggcggtgatgccAGCAGTAGCAGACGGCCTATTCGCGCGTGGTGTCATAGCGATGGCACCACGCGCGAGCCAGGCGCCGTAGTAGCCAGCGCCTGGCTCGGTACACCGCACCGCCGGCGGTGAAACAGAAGTGGCCTGTGGGGTGCGCTGAGGCACGGCGGGAGATGCGATGGACGGGCGTTGGCGGGGCGGCTCCGGGGAGCCCTCCATCGAAGAACGCGTTGAAGCCTCCCCGCCGCTCTGGCCGGCGTCGCGCGAAGGACGCATGACGGGCgagtaggggggagggggggaagaagggtgggggggagaagggaggtgTATAGCATTCAAGAGCAGAGAACAACgagagcagaaaagagaaaagctggagggaggaggggagggaggggagagaggggggggggcagccCTGCATACGTGCAGCagtgaagaggggaaagcagagagagagagaggggggaaggggggatgAGAGTCGCGGCCTTTTACCCTCACTTCTCCTTTTTCAGCCTTGAGGacgacgcacacacaacgcaGAGAAAAAACCTCCTCAGTCGGCGGTGTCTCTGCGGAagtggaaggggagggggagggggaggggaaagtggagagagggcagaCACGCATGCGCAGACATATCCCCCCATCACTCCTCCTGctgaggaaggggagagaagagactgctggaggagggaggtCTCTCACACCCCGGCCACCCGGGTGCACCTGTACACGCACATCGATCTCTGGGAAGCATCTCTGGGCGCCTGACGATTTGTTTCGGACTTTGGGTTTCATACTTCGATCCACGAAGTAGTAATCAGAGGCCCCGTCCTCAACGTGCCCCATCACAAGTGTTACCCACTCCGCACGTCCGCGTGTGTCAGTGCCTGCCCACGAGACGCTGCGCCTGCGGGGCTGTCTGCTGAGCGCACGTACACCACCGTAGCTTGAAGGCAGAGGTACCGTAGAAGACGCAGCACCGAAGCCACCTCACCCTGGAAGGCATCTGACTCGGGGCTGCGTTCCTGGATCGTGGCCACCATAGTCCTTTGGTCGACGCGGATGGCCACGTGCCCGACGGTGCGCAGTACAGTGCGCCTCTCGGTCGATGCACTGGGAAGGGGCCGGTGGGGTCCCCGGCCCCCgggcgcagcgagcgccCCTGTGCAGCGAAGCATGACACCCCATCCGAGCAGCGACGTGCTGGTTACAAGGGCCGCTCCTTGCAACACATACCGCGAGGATACAACCGCACGGCTCCCCAAaagcccccccctccgcccagCCGACCAGCCCACGCGTCGTCGGTGTCCACAGACGGGCCGGGCTTGTGTCCGGCAGAAAGCCACGGTGGAGCTGCGACAAGCAGCGGCGTACCTACTTGGCCGACCAATGGCGCCCatgcgctgcactgcacaTCCCAGCCGACGCCGGGGAGAAGGTTCGACCCACAGTGCGCCCCACGTCTGCCACAGCCATCGTATCCCAtcggggtgggggtggaccGCGAGAGGCGCCGCAGAAGCTCCCGGCACACTTGCATGGTCTGCTGGTCGTGGTTGAAGCTGACGCTCATGAAGGTGTACTGCGTCCGGGTGGCCAGCTGCTCGCCCAGAGTGGTACCGAGCCTCATGGGTGTCCCGCTACGTTTGCGCAAACCAGGCGTCCGcacacgcccctcccctccccccccggGCCGGATCCACGGGCGCTGTCGCTCCAAACCGTCACCTCCCGCGTCCCCTGGGGCACGGTGTTCCGGCGAAGTCACTGCCGGGTTGCCGGTGAGAGCACGCGTGGCTGTACGCTGAGTTTCCGAGCACATGCGGCAGCCCATTGGCAATCGGGTCAGTCAGACGATGGTGCCCGCCTCGCGGCCCTGCACCGAAAAGGGCGCCGCCATTCCGGCGGTAAGGGTGGCTAAAAAATGCGATGCCTTTGGAGGTCCATCAGGGCTGCCACGACCGAAAACACGGCAGCCAAGCGTTGCGCTGCATGTGGTGAGCCGCACCATCGCCTCGCACTCGTCCAAGCCGTTCTCGGCCTCCGCCCATGTGATGGAACGCCGGCGCGGTCcacctcccttctccctcgccaGCATCAATGGTACAAGCCAGCCCGCTGCGAGGTGCGAGGCCACAGCCTCCAGAATCCCTGCACTGATGGGGTGGTCGTGTATCGGCGCTCTAGAAGGTCCTCCTTGACTCGTTCAGCAGCTGGGGCGATGGTTtgcccaccgccaccgagATGGCGCTGAAGCGCGCTCGTGTCTCTGTTCACACACCGCAGGGGGCTACGCTCACCCTCTGAAAGGCCAAGACAAGCGCCTGCTCGTTGCAGCATGTTGTTGGCAAGGTGGTTCGGGAAGGACCCCGCCCCGTGTGGATCCAGTAAGAAGCGGGTGATGACGGCTGGGCCATCGACTGCGCCATCGCAGCAGTCCCACTCAACAGCGccgtagacacacacacccccctccacagATGCCTGCGTGGCCGGCGTGCTTCGCCAGATGTGTGTGATTGGGGGGGAGGGCTACCTTGCTCACTTGGTGAGAGGGGCTCGTGTTCGCGTCCTTGCTGGTCCCGTCGAGTGGGTCGCATCGGCATTGGGAGCGACCCTTGTGTTTACTTCTCCGTCGCTGTGCCCGCGCCCTCAGGCTTTGCGCGGGAGGAGTGTCGGAGCCCCCGCAGTCCGCGTTTGCGGGGTGGTTGGGATGATCACAACTTCGATCCAGTGGGGCGAAGCCGCGCTAGCACTGACAGACGCTGATGCTgtggagcgggggggggcggtCTTGGTGTTGCGCTGCACATCACGCACGTGCCGAACTGTCATGACAGttaagggggaggggtggcggcgctgtcagTTTGGGGCCTGTGGCGCGCGTCGTCGCACTGTTGCCGCCGTTGGCCACGGCTCTGTCAGATCTTCGGTGTGCATCGCCGCGCTTACTTCTTCGGCTGCTGTGACGCCTTTGCCAAGCGCTGCGGTCGGTGGGGGCCTTTCGTGGCGTGGCTGGCGCCACGATGCGTTTCAGGCGATCGGCCATGCACCGCCGTCACCAAACAGCTTCAGCTACGCACCTCGGGCCAGTCCAGGCGTTGGCGGGCTCACGCCGTGCCGCGCAGATAGGCGTGTGCGGGAATGCCTCTCCCGCGCCAGAGCACAGAAGCGCCGCACAttccacccacacaccaaCCCCTCCTCTCGTCTGCGCACACCGCGCCAACAAGCTCGACATCCGCCACGTGCCTCGCAGCTACTTTGGCAGCCTCTGCACCTCATCGGTGGGTTTCAAAGCCACCGCGCTCGACATACGGCGCCAAGGCTGGAGAAAACTCCAGCTCTGCGAAGCCTCCGATTGAAGCTGCCGTCTTCAAAGAAACCGTCGTCGGTGAGGTCTCTGCGGAGTTTGCCGGCCTGcaccacctgctcctccggGCACTGGCTGGGGCCGTCGTCTTCTCTGGTGGCAGGAGGCGTCCGACGACGCACGTCCCGATGTCGGTGTCGTGCGCCGCCTAAAGAAGAAACCGCCGGCGGTGGAGCTCTGGAAGGG
This window harbors:
- a CDS encoding putative ABC1 transporter; amino-acid sequence: MLGTPLPPRNGHSARLENRGYGPGSYTTRGNSRASGSLTVGAAYTDVEGGGSDSDTTTSRRRRSSGATESGIDDRTSAYYGGTLGCRDAEAASPIPEINRGATVDDGAAGLRSLVAGDARQRYQGSPTWLDQFGAIIWRDTLERRRRWFSVVLEIVIPLVCAACVVVLWAAFGATSSPNSSSPTNIGDSGYSFSSGRYLSVLCYNETWFGKPNYIDGLVSCSNLDTSTPSSVTCDTVGEEELPVKGLCYAQRGSALGAFVSGMRNGLAQVMPLDDIIAYQWLAKKLPLVDSAAMSLLVGAGLASNTQQSAILSSGKLYFAPCRNVPRDILAYLFRDSKLLQYVYNDTFDTVEAAHRVIKSGERGPTWALVNVRQLDENGFDVSIELDATALPPLAVMIDKAYPGGASDDRSDVYYTSGYTSLMDVLVKYYLTSPYAAGATRAEVDGIQALQGSQATQPQAAAADAADGVLAMRELPDAVPAAPESVGDGVQSFASAAEPWSPPLTLVSQCASSIQETSATLRAKANLTIYLGGMPWVPFKTSQLLAYANTIVGFVIVLAFLYPVSQLTRRLVLEKERRVREATLIMGLPLEHLWCSWFLHSAALMFTISFLMTLLLCTTLLVKSDAFCVFLVVFLFSLTCVPLSGLLAAFFDASRVAALVTPLIYFAMSLLPFAMRSAGPATYLGFSILSPACFALILQDTLARENGDGLAASIFLGGADNPNTATLFGFLILDFAVYLMMMFYLDAVLPKAVGVSKHPLYFILDPIQHCRRKRWEAAWQAAQRQRQAASAAGSSEQQAAPPPPTPMRRSYESAEEAYGGSCGWRCRGHGATDNDRDKDVHGGGEDGCDPDGVYEMEAFAPEQLSVRIVGLRKYFQRGGRRFVAVRNFCWQLPNVGVSVLLGHNGAGKSTVMNMMTGMLYPDGGDCYIGDHSVRFDLARARHEIGLCPQHNILWPELTCREHLEFFARLKGLRGAALEKAVVDTLTEVDLLTRQNDLSSALSGGMRRKLSVAIAFVGGSSLVFLDEPTAGMDVVARRHTWELLLRMSRSRSVLLITHFMDEADLLGDRVAIMSRGQLKCSGSSLFLKSRLGLGYNIFISVDALLRVRELDAFLQGYVPQAERLSTSGGEVNYRLPAQQVDLFPGLLSALDTVGPLIGIRGYAISPTTLEEIFLTIARDAAEEDKGRRARVKMEACRASGSAVAMAANQGWLSGLWDRLCCCWCCGGSGGRGASGRFAPDESDKGDDGVDSDNREWSVLDNVNSPYSRDSVSGVTEEWTQCSALDRAVVPMQCQSGCSATTSEENQRYPSPTATGYVGSNNGEDAGTSGNCTPAGSASRFSRPAKSLVSKASSPVSQGDVHCSGEAAQATPTYARAVNAEDGRYSVLRVPAAAVTSPVAATESGTAPSTMTAVKRDASADVIWSCEIAFSIATISLLQAEAMMRKRFHIMRRDRRMLCFQVICPVVCVLLAMLLSLTRAYTVDELTMNTSNYPYDTLWDTTGCADYFDSSSNATAASIAPNQRIRDVKAVNLRLLLLPPRRLVLARSNRKVQRYRVRRPCDGDAAFHRNPVVLLTNYSTYHEFPISMVNFYNLLFKGVRGPSVFITAHVATLPSKSAPVSEDSIRLLLTGIIIMVPFTFLPSNYVAWVVKERECRSRHLQDICGLRYLIYWLSNFLFDLTVYTVTMLLIILIFAAFQRNEFVGGDAAGATFTLFSAYGFCSIATAYLVQFCFATHSSAQSVVMAIGFVSGFLLVIIVFVLQLFSSTREASHKIRRVFRIFPTYAVGEGIVNLATLPQFHLSDPSLTAFSMEVIGWPCVYMAVEGPLFLILVLLIDHPRWRLKWLLRHYDPNGDAATLARAHQPGRQDDVGGRENDSVEEDSDVEDERVEVRRRMAAYRADLMQQERMCRMGDCFEPAFCERASVNTAEGPYGGFQSFSAKPPLIDAVAVVGLHKRYEGGRVAVQDLTFGVVPGEVFGLLGTNGAGKTTTMSVLCQEAYPTAGHVYVCGYNIVEERRDALQCIGYCPQFNATLDLLTVEEHLKVFAGIRGIIREQQQQVVQALLNLTGLHEYRHTTSATLSGGNHRKLSVALSLIGGPPVVVFDEPSAGMDPVARREMWTSIEAIKHRCSVILCTHHLEEVEALADCVAIMVDGRLRCIGNKVHLKQKYGSGFELTVRIQPPSVAEAAALEAIKARVIPFITSSFPSSKLSEVRGKRLIFTLPKNTSLANVFQRLQAHRTELCISDYTVSQTSIEQVFLHISDAVAEEESACAALSERRRDAESDLRL